The following proteins come from a genomic window of Bacillus sp. Marseille-P3661:
- the nikR gene encoding nickel-responsive transcriptional regulator NikR: MSSTKLTRFGVSMAEDLLQNFDEYINEKGYSNRSEAVRDLVREAIVQHDWTKDEQIVAGSILIFYDHHQKNLVNEIIEIQHNYHDQILGTSHYHIDHHNCLEIIIVKGRAGVLKKLSDGLTTLKGVKYSKLTVSP, encoded by the coding sequence ATGAGTTCTACTAAACTTACTAGATTTGGGGTTTCAATGGCGGAAGATCTTTTACAAAACTTTGATGAATATATAAATGAAAAAGGGTATAGCAATCGCTCCGAAGCTGTAAGAGATCTAGTCAGGGAAGCAATCGTCCAGCATGATTGGACAAAGGATGAACAAATTGTAGCAGGTTCTATCTTAATTTTTTATGATCATCATCAAAAAAACTTGGTCAATGAAATAATTGAAATTCAGCACAATTACCATGACCAAATATTAGGAACCTCTCACTACCATATTGACCATCATAATTGTTTAGAAATCATTATCGTGAAAGGGAGAGCCGGAGTTCTAAAGAAACTAAGTGATGGGCTGACAACTTTAAAAGGGGTTAAATATAGTAAACTTACTGTATCTCCATAA
- a CDS encoding ABC transporter substrate-binding protein has translation MMLCFFLLLFSIVTGCSSTNKVDSNEELIMSEEVVTDELILAVGSEPETGFDPITGWGRYGSPLFQSTLLKRDNQLNIVNDIATNYTVSEDGLVWTVELRNDVKFSDGEPLTATDVKFTFDKAAAGGSVVDLNVLERVDVVSDFIMTFTLKQAQSTFINSLVNTGIVPKHAYGNDYASNPIGSGPYQLVQWDKGQQLIVQANSEYYDTKPYFQKLTFVFLAEDAAFAAAKAGEIDVAYIPAAFSNQQVPGMRLESVQTVDNRGIMFPYVKEGKTTKDGDKIGNDVTADSAIRHAINIAVDRQVLVEGVLEGHGTPAYTAVDGLPWWNPETVFEDGKMNQAKEILAAAGWKDTNNDSILEKGSLKAEFTLLYPASDSIRQSLAIAVADMIKPLGIQIHVEGKSWDDIYKLMYSNAVLYGWGSHDPLEMYNLYHSKNAGIELFNTGFYHNPIVDEYLDKALASTSETEANDCWKKAQWDGETGLSAKGDAPWAWLVNIDHLYLVKNNLDIGIQRIHPHGHGWPVTDNIVEWKRN, from the coding sequence ATGATGCTTTGTTTTTTCTTACTGCTATTTTCAATAGTAACAGGGTGTTCCTCAACTAATAAAGTAGATAGTAATGAGGAATTAATTATGAGTGAAGAGGTAGTAACCGATGAACTAATATTAGCTGTTGGTTCTGAACCCGAAACAGGGTTTGATCCAATCACAGGGTGGGGAAGATACGGCTCACCTCTTTTTCAAAGCACGCTACTAAAAAGAGATAATCAATTAAATATTGTTAATGATATAGCCACCAATTATACAGTAAGTGAAGATGGGTTGGTGTGGACTGTAGAACTTCGAAATGATGTGAAATTTTCTGATGGTGAACCGCTAACTGCTACAGATGTGAAATTCACTTTTGATAAGGCCGCAGCAGGCGGCTCTGTTGTTGATTTAAACGTTCTAGAACGTGTTGATGTTGTAAGCGATTTTATCATGACATTTACTCTGAAACAGGCCCAATCAACATTTATTAACAGTTTAGTGAATACCGGAATTGTGCCCAAACATGCTTACGGAAATGATTATGCCTCAAATCCAATTGGCTCTGGTCCGTATCAATTAGTGCAATGGGATAAAGGGCAGCAATTAATCGTTCAAGCTAATTCTGAATATTACGATACTAAACCATATTTTCAGAAACTTACCTTTGTATTTTTGGCTGAGGATGCAGCTTTTGCTGCAGCAAAGGCAGGGGAAATAGATGTTGCATATATACCAGCTGCATTTAGTAATCAACAAGTTCCTGGAATGAGGCTTGAGTCAGTACAAACTGTTGACAATCGTGGAATTATGTTTCCATATGTAAAAGAAGGAAAAACAACAAAAGATGGCGACAAGATTGGTAACGACGTTACTGCTGATTCAGCTATTCGCCATGCTATTAATATTGCAGTGGATCGACAAGTTCTCGTAGAAGGTGTGTTAGAAGGACACGGAACACCTGCCTATACAGCAGTAGATGGATTGCCTTGGTGGAATCCAGAAACAGTCTTTGAAGATGGTAAAATGAATCAAGCAAAGGAAATCCTTGCTGCAGCAGGATGGAAAGATACTAATAATGATAGTATTCTTGAAAAAGGATCATTAAAAGCTGAATTTACACTCTTATATCCAGCAAGTGATAGTATTAGACAGTCTCTAGCTATTGCTGTTGCAGATATGATAAAACCTTTAGGAATTCAGATCCATGTTGAAGGGAAAAGTTGGGATGATATATATAAGTTGATGTATTCAAATGCAGTTCTTTATGGATGGGGAAGTCATGATCCTTTAGAAATGTATAACCTTTATCATAGCAAAAATGCTGGTATAGAACTGTTTAACACTGGCTTTTATCATAATCCTATTGTTGACGAATATTTAGACAAAGCTTTGGCTAGTACAAGTGAGACGGAAGCAAATGACTGCTGGAAAAAAGCCCAATGGGATGGAGAAACAGGCTTAAGTGCCAAAGGTGATGCACCATGGGCTTGGTTAGTTAATATCGATCATCTTTATTTAGTAAAAAATAACCTTGATATTGGTATACAGAGAATCCATCCTCACGGACATGGATGGCCAGTAACCGATAACATCGTAGAATGGAAAAGGAATTAA
- the pepF gene encoding oligoendopeptidase F: MKRYSARSEVPVQEKWNLEDIYSDVTKWETDYQQINTMSQALKKYDGEIHDGQTLYQYLKQREELSFILNKLYAFAMLKVDEDTRDTVSQSYLDRVKQLSVKVSAATSFFMPFLLSLDEETLKAYIDSEKGLDYFKEDLLESFRYKPHVLTKDQEEIMSQLGEALSAPSTTFGMINNADIKFGEVTGDDGEKVELTRGMYAKLIEDEDREKRREAYKAYYKPYLQLKNSIASTLSAAIKNNVTTSRIRQYPSALEKALFGDNVPKEVYENLIQTTKNNIGSLHHYTEIRKAKLNLDELRQYDLSVPLVSGVKQVIPYEDAYETMCKALAPLGEDYIDLLKEFKQGRYIDVRETPGKRSGAYNLGVYGVHPYILLNHQDNLDSLFTLVHECGHGVHSKLSSQHQPQITARYSIFVAEVASTVNEILLIQYLLKTEKNEDIRKHLVNHFIDQYKGTFFTQVMFAEFEKKTHEMAEEGLPLNVDVFSKTYETLFREYNGDTIVFDEEVKFGWSRIPHFYRPFYVYKYATGFASAIQLATQIFEGDEETTKSYLEFLKSGSSDYPLELLKKTGVDLTTPEPIENALKRFDELVKEFSRL, encoded by the coding sequence ATGAAAAGATACTCGGCAAGAAGTGAGGTACCAGTTCAAGAAAAATGGAATTTGGAAGACATCTATTCTGATGTTACCAAATGGGAGACAGATTATCAGCAAATTAATACTATGTCTCAGGCATTAAAAAAATATGATGGTGAAATTCATGATGGCCAGACCTTGTATCAATACCTAAAACAGCGGGAGGAGTTATCATTTATTTTGAATAAATTATATGCCTTTGCGATGTTAAAGGTAGACGAGGATACAAGGGATACAGTATCACAGTCCTATTTAGATCGTGTTAAACAACTAAGTGTAAAAGTTAGTGCAGCAACATCCTTTTTTATGCCTTTTTTATTAAGTTTAGATGAAGAAACGTTAAAAGCATACATAGACTCTGAGAAAGGCTTAGATTATTTCAAAGAAGATCTACTTGAATCTTTCCGCTATAAGCCACATGTGCTAACAAAAGATCAGGAAGAAATTATGTCGCAGTTAGGTGAGGCCCTCTCTGCACCTAGTACTACATTTGGGATGATTAATAATGCGGACATTAAGTTTGGAGAAGTAACTGGCGATGACGGGGAAAAAGTCGAGCTTACAAGAGGAATGTATGCAAAATTAATTGAAGATGAGGACCGTGAAAAACGGAGGGAAGCATATAAAGCATATTATAAGCCTTATCTACAATTAAAGAATTCTATTGCATCTACACTTTCTGCTGCAATCAAAAATAATGTGACAACTTCTAGAATTCGTCAATATCCATCAGCGTTGGAGAAAGCTTTGTTTGGCGATAACGTTCCAAAAGAAGTTTATGAAAATCTTATCCAAACGACGAAAAATAATATCGGTTCACTGCACCACTATACTGAGATTAGAAAAGCAAAATTAAATCTAGACGAACTGAGACAATATGATTTGAGTGTTCCACTCGTAAGTGGCGTAAAGCAAGTGATCCCATATGAAGATGCATATGAAACAATGTGCAAAGCTTTAGCTCCGCTTGGAGAAGATTATATTGACCTCTTAAAGGAATTTAAGCAAGGTCGGTATATTGATGTACGTGAAACACCTGGTAAACGCTCGGGCGCTTATAATCTTGGGGTATATGGTGTTCATCCGTATATTCTTTTAAATCATCAAGATAATTTAGATAGCTTATTCACATTAGTTCATGAATGCGGCCATGGTGTTCATAGTAAACTCAGCTCACAGCACCAGCCGCAAATTACAGCACGTTATAGTATTTTTGTTGCAGAAGTAGCTTCAACAGTTAATGAAATTTTATTAATCCAATACCTTTTAAAAACAGAAAAGAATGAAGATATACGCAAGCATTTAGTAAACCATTTTATCGATCAGTATAAAGGCACATTTTTTACTCAAGTTATGTTCGCAGAATTTGAAAAGAAAACACATGAAATGGCTGAGGAAGGCCTTCCGTTAAATGTAGATGTATTTAGTAAAACGTATGAAACCTTATTTAGAGAATATAACGGAGATACAATCGTGTTCGATGAGGAAGTAAAATTTGGCTGGTCAAGGATTCCACATTTCTATCGTCCATTTTATGTGTACAAATATGCGACTGGATTTGCTTCTGCTATTCAACTAGCAACGCAGATATTTGAAGGTGATGAAGAAACAACAAAATCATATTTGGAATTTTTAAAGAGCGGAAGTTCGGACTATCCGTTGGAGTTGTTAAAAAAGACCGGCGTGGATTTAACAACGCCTGAACCTATCGAGAATGCTTTAAAGCGATTTGATGAATTAGTGAAGGAGTTTTCGAGACTTTAA